The following proteins come from a genomic window of Sorex araneus isolate mSorAra2 chromosome 1, mSorAra2.pri, whole genome shotgun sequence:
- the LOC129406808 gene encoding heterogeneous nuclear ribonucleoprotein A3-like has product MEGHDPKEPEQLRKLFIGGLSFETTDDSLREHFEKWGTLTDCVVMRDPQTKRSRGFGFVTYSCVEEVDAAMCARPHKVDGRVVEPKRAVSREDSVKPGAHLTVKKIFVGGIKEDTEEYNLRDYFEKYGKIETIEVMEDRQSGKKRGFAFVTFDDHDTVDKIVGE; this is encoded by the coding sequence ATGGAGGGCCATGATCCAAAGGAACCAGAGCAGTTGAGAAAACTGTTTATTGGAGGTTTGAGCTTTGAAACTACAGATGATAGTTTAAGAGAACATTTTGAGAAATGGGGCACACTTACAGATTGTGTGGTGATgagagacccccaaacaaaacgttCCAGAGGCTTTGGTTTTGTGACTTACTCATGTGTTGAAGAGGTGGATGCAGCTATGTGTGCTCGACCACATAAGGTTGATGGGCGTGTAGTGGAACCAAAGAGAGCTGTTTCTAGAGAGGATTCTGTGAAGCCTGGTGCCCATCTAACAGTGAAGAAAATTTTTGTTGGTGGTATTAAAGAAGATACAGAGGAATATAATttgagagactactttgaaaagtatGGCAAAATTGAAACCATTGAAGTTATGGAAGACAGGCAGAGTGGGAAAAAGAGAGGATTTGCTTTTGTAACTTTTGATGATCATGATACAGTTGATAAAATTGTTGGTGAGTAG